In one window of Rhizobium sp. ACO-34A DNA:
- a CDS encoding MFS transporter gives MTDCTALPSSSSSREQALPALTPMMILLIEIALAAGGFGIGTGEFVIMGLLPDVATTYGVSVPDAGTVITAYALGVVVGAPIIAVLAAKLPRKTLLLALMGVFALGNILSALAPGFWSFTALRFITGLPHGAYFGVAALVAASMVPPHRRARAVGRVMLGLTIATLIGTPIATFIGQQMSWRSAFFMVGAIGALTVLLIALYLPKDKVAEGASIRRELGAFGRLQVWLTLAVAAVGFGGMFSIFSYIAKTTTDTAGMPTSMVAVVLALFGIGMNVGNIAGSRMADYSLKGTIGCMLAFNVVLMAIFSLTAADPVMLCICVFLTGCGFAACPAVQTRLMDVAADAQTLAAASNHSAFNIANALGAWLGGLVIANGYGYGATGYVGSALSLLGLVVFLISIALERKAPATAQANA, from the coding sequence ATGACCGACTGTACCGCCCTGCCCTCCTCGTCATCCAGCCGCGAACAGGCTTTGCCTGCCTTGACGCCGATGATGATATTGCTGATCGAGATTGCACTTGCCGCCGGTGGCTTCGGTATCGGCACCGGCGAATTCGTCATCATGGGCCTGCTGCCGGATGTGGCAACCACCTATGGCGTCAGTGTTCCCGATGCGGGCACGGTCATAACCGCTTATGCGCTGGGTGTCGTCGTCGGCGCGCCGATCATTGCGGTGCTGGCGGCGAAGCTGCCCCGCAAGACACTGCTGCTCGCCCTGATGGGCGTCTTTGCCCTCGGCAATATCCTGTCGGCGCTGGCTCCGGGTTTCTGGAGCTTCACGGCTCTGCGCTTCATCACCGGCCTGCCGCACGGCGCTTATTTCGGCGTGGCGGCCCTTGTCGCGGCTTCCATGGTGCCGCCGCATCGGCGCGCGCGCGCCGTCGGGCGCGTCATGCTCGGCCTCACCATCGCCACCCTTATCGGCACGCCAATCGCAACCTTTATCGGCCAGCAGATGAGCTGGCGCTCGGCCTTCTTCATGGTTGGCGCCATCGGTGCGCTGACCGTGTTGCTGATCGCGCTCTACCTGCCGAAGGACAAGGTTGCGGAGGGTGCGAGCATCCGGCGTGAACTCGGCGCATTCGGCCGCCTTCAGGTCTGGCTGACGCTCGCGGTTGCAGCCGTCGGCTTCGGCGGCATGTTCTCGATCTTCAGCTATATCGCCAAGACCACCACCGATACCGCCGGCATGCCGACCAGCATGGTGGCGGTCGTTCTGGCGCTGTTCGGTATCGGCATGAATGTCGGTAACATCGCGGGATCCCGCATGGCGGATTATTCGCTGAAGGGCACGATCGGCTGCATGCTGGCATTCAACGTGGTGCTGATGGCGATCTTCTCGCTGACGGCGGCCGATCCGGTGATGTTGTGCATCTGCGTCTTCCTCACCGGCTGCGGCTTTGCCGCCTGCCCGGCGGTGCAGACCCGCCTGATGGATGTCGCGGCCGATGCGCAGACGCTTGCAGCCGCTTCCAACCACTCCGCCTTCAACATCGCCAACGCGCTTGGTGCATGGCTCGGCGGCCTCGTGATTGCCAATGGCTATGGTTACGGTGCCACCGGCTATGTCGGCTCGGCGCTATCGCTGTTGGGTCTCGTGGTCTTCCTGATCTCGATTGCGCTGGAACGGAAGGCACCGGCGACTGCGCAGGCGAACGCCTGA
- a CDS encoding AsnC family transcriptional regulator yields the protein MPKLDKFDLAILEALQQDARATNVEIAERVNLSPSPCLRRIRLLEESGVIRGYRADIDRGTVGLDLTVFVTFKVVHHTREHAHAFQQALQALPEVVGCYMISGNSDFLAEVVVENLAAYEALLTDKLLVLPHVTDIQSNFAIRSVKTSGPLKLPAAKN from the coding sequence ATGCCAAAACTCGATAAATTCGATCTGGCGATCCTTGAGGCCCTGCAGCAGGACGCCCGCGCAACCAATGTCGAGATTGCCGAGCGGGTGAACCTCTCGCCTTCGCCCTGCCTTCGCCGGATACGGTTACTGGAGGAGAGCGGTGTCATTCGTGGCTACCGCGCCGATATCGATCGCGGAACGGTCGGGCTGGATCTCACGGTCTTCGTGACCTTCAAGGTCGTCCATCACACACGGGAACATGCTCATGCCTTCCAGCAGGCGCTCCAGGCGCTGCCCGAGGTCGTCGGCTGCTACATGATCTCGGGGAATTCCGATTTTCTGGCCGAAGTGGTGGTCGAAAACCTCGCGGCTTACGAGGCGCTGCTGACCGACAAGTTGCTTGTCCTGCCGCATGTGACCGACATCCAGTCGAATTTCGCGATCCGCAGCGTCAAGACGAGCGGGCCGCTGAAACTGCCGGCGGCGAAGAACTAG
- a CDS encoding EamA family transporter, with the protein MTTISTATRPPLSAGLGAISALSVVLIWAAWLISTRHSVGTSLSSLDLSLLRYGIPALVLAPVWLKTGLWPKKTPKLPLILMVLGSGAPFFQVVAFGMKATPASAAGVLLPGVMPLAVALIGVVLLGERPDRMRRFGMAAIFCGGVLLLLGSLSTGALSWKSYVILPIGAALWAVYTHAFRHSGLSAYEGGALICVWSTIINLALIPFFGTHLLEAPISETGLQMVTQGLLSGLLATILYGNAVRALGGTQAAAYTAVTPIAAALGGAILLGEPLGALTIAATLVTGAGVLLSTGILSRRS; encoded by the coding sequence ATGACCACCATCAGCACCGCCACCCGACCTCCGCTTTCAGCAGGCCTCGGAGCCATATCCGCGCTTTCGGTGGTTCTGATCTGGGCCGCGTGGCTGATCTCGACGCGCCACAGTGTCGGCACTTCGCTTTCCTCCCTCGATCTCAGCCTGCTGCGGTACGGCATACCGGCTCTGGTGCTTGCCCCTGTCTGGCTGAAGACGGGGCTCTGGCCGAAAAAGACGCCCAAGCTGCCGCTGATCCTGATGGTTCTGGGCTCTGGCGCACCGTTCTTTCAGGTGGTCGCCTTCGGTATGAAGGCAACGCCGGCATCGGCTGCGGGTGTCCTGCTGCCTGGCGTCATGCCTCTCGCGGTCGCGTTGATCGGCGTCGTGCTGCTTGGAGAAAGACCGGACCGCATGCGCCGGTTCGGAATGGCCGCAATCTTCTGCGGCGGTGTGCTTTTGCTGCTCGGTAGCCTTTCGACTGGCGCGTTGAGCTGGAAGAGCTATGTCATCCTGCCAATCGGCGCAGCGCTCTGGGCTGTCTACACCCACGCCTTCCGCCATTCGGGGCTTTCCGCCTATGAGGGCGGCGCGCTGATCTGTGTCTGGTCGACGATCATCAACCTTGCGCTCATCCCCTTTTTCGGCACGCATCTGCTGGAGGCTCCAATCAGCGAGACTGGCCTGCAGATGGTAACACAGGGCCTGTTGTCAGGCCTGCTGGCGACGATCCTCTATGGCAACGCCGTCAGGGCGCTCGGCGGCACACAGGCCGCCGCCTACACCGCCGTCACGCCGATTGCCGCCGCGCTCGGTGGCGCAATCCTGCTCGGAGAACCTCTCGGCGCGCTGACGATTGCCGCGACGCTGGTCACGGGCGCCGGCGTGCTTCTTTCCACCGGCATCCTCTCACGCCGCTCCTGA
- a CDS encoding DoxX family protein, with translation MNSVITSLTASTWFGYVARILLTYIFWASGISKLVDFPVAVAEMQHFGLKPPASFAIATIFVQLAGSLLVILNRWTWLGAGALGVFTALTIPIAHTFWTMEEPLKTVEFYVVMEHITVIGGLMVAAWKAGK, from the coding sequence ATGAACAGTGTCATTACATCGCTCACGGCGAGCACATGGTTCGGCTATGTGGCGCGCATCCTGCTGACCTACATATTCTGGGCGAGTGGTATCTCGAAGCTCGTGGATTTCCCGGTTGCCGTTGCGGAGATGCAGCATTTCGGCCTCAAACCTCCGGCCAGCTTCGCCATCGCCACCATCTTCGTGCAGCTTGCCGGTTCCCTTCTGGTCATCCTCAATCGCTGGACATGGCTGGGTGCCGGCGCGCTCGGCGTCTTCACCGCGCTCACCATTCCGATCGCCCATACATTCTGGACCATGGAGGAGCCGCTGAAGACCGTCGAGTTCTATGTCGTGATGGAGCACATCACCGTGATCGGCGGCCTGATGGTTGCGGCATGGAAAGCCGGAAAGTGA
- a CDS encoding L,D-transpeptidase, whose protein sequence is MTISRRGLLIGLPLFVAGCQSVPNQQAMYGDRPEEPHPMKQIPIDKIKPELRRQEVAYATTEAAGTVVVDTPARRLYYVLGEGRAMRYGVGVGRNGYALAGTAYIGRKAEWPTWTPTANMLRRDPEKNMKYAGGLPGGINNPLGARAIYLYRGGNDTMFRLHGTNQPWSIGEAMSSGCVRMMNHDVIDLYERVKVGGRVVVMQA, encoded by the coding sequence ATGACGATTTCACGCCGGGGTCTGCTGATTGGATTGCCGCTTTTCGTGGCTGGTTGCCAGTCGGTTCCGAACCAGCAGGCGATGTATGGAGATCGTCCGGAAGAGCCTCATCCGATGAAGCAGATCCCGATCGACAAGATCAAGCCGGAACTGCGCCGGCAGGAAGTGGCTTATGCAACCACGGAAGCCGCTGGCACCGTGGTGGTCGATACGCCGGCCCGCCGCCTTTATTACGTCCTGGGCGAGGGGCGCGCCATGCGCTACGGCGTCGGCGTTGGCCGTAATGGCTATGCGCTGGCCGGAACCGCCTATATCGGCCGCAAGGCCGAATGGCCGACATGGACGCCGACCGCCAACATGCTTCGCCGCGATCCGGAAAAGAACATGAAATATGCCGGCGGCCTGCCGGGCGGCATCAACAATCCGCTCGGCGCTCGCGCCATCTATCTCTACCGCGGCGGTAACGACACCATGTTCCGCCTCCATGGCACCAACCAGCCATGGTCGATCGGCGAGGCGATGTCGTCCGGTTGCGTGCGGATGATGAACCACGACGTCATCGATCTCTATGAGCGCGTCAAGGTCGGCGGTCGGGTCGTCGTCATGCAGGCCTGA
- a CDS encoding Zn-dependent oxidoreductase has product MRAVGYLKSGPISADASLLDITLPEPVAAGHDLLVEVKAVSVNPVDTKVRAGATPPEGEYRILGFDAAGVVKAVGEKVTLFKPGDRVFYAGAINRPGTDSEFHLVDERIVGRMPSSLGFAEAAALPLTAITAYESIFHRLKVADKVPGANNAILITGGAGGVGSIAIQLARALTDLTVIATASRPESAEWAKALGAHHVIDHSKPLAAEYAALGIGAPAFVFSVTGSAQHRLQIAELIAPQGRVVLIDDMKDGYDIMPFKGKAVSVHWEMMFARPVHQTADMIEQHKLLNHVADLVDAGKIRTTLSQTLGTINAENLKKAHALIESGRTTGKVVLQGF; this is encoded by the coding sequence ATGCGCGCAGTCGGTTATCTGAAGTCTGGCCCCATCTCGGCCGATGCTTCCCTTCTCGACATTACCCTGCCCGAACCCGTCGCAGCCGGTCACGACCTGCTGGTCGAGGTCAAGGCCGTGTCCGTCAACCCGGTCGACACCAAGGTCCGCGCAGGCGCCACGCCTCCGGAAGGCGAATACCGCATCCTCGGCTTCGATGCCGCAGGCGTCGTCAAGGCGGTCGGAGAAAAAGTCACGCTGTTCAAGCCGGGCGACAGGGTATTCTATGCCGGCGCCATCAACCGGCCCGGCACCGACAGCGAATTTCATCTGGTCGACGAACGGATCGTTGGACGGATGCCCTCCTCGCTCGGCTTTGCCGAAGCGGCTGCCCTGCCGCTCACCGCAATCACGGCCTATGAGTCGATCTTTCACCGGCTGAAGGTTGCCGACAAGGTGCCCGGCGCCAACAATGCCATCCTGATTACCGGCGGTGCCGGCGGGGTCGGCTCCATCGCCATCCAGCTTGCCCGCGCCTTGACGGACCTCACCGTGATCGCCACCGCATCGCGGCCGGAATCCGCCGAATGGGCCAAGGCGCTCGGCGCCCATCATGTGATAGACCATTCGAAGCCGCTCGCCGCCGAATATGCGGCACTTGGCATCGGCGCTCCGGCCTTCGTGTTCTCCGTCACCGGCAGCGCCCAGCACCGCCTGCAGATCGCCGAACTGATCGCGCCGCAGGGCCGCGTGGTGCTGATCGACGACATGAAGGACGGCTATGACATCATGCCCTTCAAGGGTAAGGCCGTTTCGGTTCACTGGGAGATGATGTTCGCCCGCCCCGTACACCAGACCGCCGATATGATCGAGCAGCACAAGCTCCTCAACCACGTCGCCGATCTCGTCGACGCGGGCAAGATCCGCACGACCCTGTCACAGACGCTCGGGACCATCAACGCCGAAAACCTCAAGAAGGCCCATGCGCTCATCGAGAGCGGCCGCACAACCGGCAAGGTCGTGCTGCAAGGCTTTTGA
- a CDS encoding transcriptional regulator encodes MSRPRAKLTNNFPGCPVESTLSFLDGKWKGVILYHLITSGTLRFSELQRKLQSITQRMLTKQLRELEESGIVTRTVFPVVPPRVDYSLTPLGLSLEPVILALEQWGQRHVVCRNGAKYAVAPDDPSKEVELKRAEQLTAA; translated from the coding sequence ATGTCCCGACCCCGCGCCAAGCTCACCAACAATTTTCCCGGCTGCCCGGTGGAATCCACGCTCAGTTTTCTGGATGGAAAATGGAAGGGCGTTATTCTCTATCACCTGATCACCAGCGGCACGTTGCGCTTCTCGGAACTGCAGCGCAAGCTGCAGAGCATCACCCAGCGCATGCTGACCAAGCAACTGAGGGAACTGGAAGAGAGCGGCATCGTCACGCGCACGGTTTTCCCGGTCGTGCCGCCGCGGGTCGATTACAGCCTGACGCCGCTCGGTCTCAGTCTGGAACCGGTCATCCTGGCGCTCGAGCAATGGGGGCAGCGCCACGTCGTCTGCCGCAACGGCGCGAAATACGCGGTTGCGCCGGACGATCCGTCAAAGGAAGTGGAATTGAAGCGGGCCGAGCAGCTGACCGCGGCCTGA
- a CDS encoding glutamine synthetase, whose protein sequence is MTDLSKAASNSAADPSARIEVLLVGMNGDLRGKMVPIKAEDKVWKNAVRLPASTQSLDIWGDDNDDITRISLTLGDPDGICVADKRSLTTLPWGPAGSKQVLATMHTLDVNPHYICPRAILANVLKRYEERGLTPVVATELEFYVVQPDFRETGKPMPPKELVMQGEAEGFQLYDMRATAAMEAYLDTVRRYCDEMELPADATTAEFGPGQFEVNLLHRPDALAAADDCIYLKRVVDFAARRHGLKATCMAKPYGDQAGSGLHVHASIIDKDGKNILDAKGGDPVKLKSITAGMLKTMQEAQLVFAPFANSFRRFQPGSFAPDKIDWGFGNRGTAIRIPDKDGPAARIEHRVAGADANPYLLLAAILGGILLGLDETLDPGPVTSPDTAPENPEILTHDFLTAVDRFRSSSFIADIFGSEYQRIFGDTKRKEAMTYLRTVSSFDYQTYLTRI, encoded by the coding sequence ATGACTGATTTATCCAAGGCCGCCTCAAACTCCGCAGCCGACCCGTCTGCGCGCATCGAAGTCCTGCTTGTCGGCATGAACGGCGACCTGCGCGGCAAGATGGTCCCAATAAAGGCCGAGGACAAAGTCTGGAAAAACGCAGTGCGCCTGCCGGCCTCCACCCAGTCGCTCGACATCTGGGGCGACGACAATGACGACATCACCCGCATCTCGCTGACCCTTGGCGATCCCGATGGCATCTGCGTTGCCGACAAGCGCTCGCTGACCACCCTTCCCTGGGGCCCGGCTGGTTCGAAGCAGGTGCTGGCCACCATGCATACGCTGGACGTCAACCCGCATTACATCTGCCCGCGCGCAATCCTCGCCAACGTGCTGAAGCGCTACGAGGAACGCGGCCTTACCCCCGTCGTAGCGACCGAGCTTGAATTCTACGTCGTGCAGCCTGACTTCCGCGAAACCGGCAAGCCGATGCCGCCGAAGGAACTGGTGATGCAGGGTGAAGCCGAAGGCTTCCAGCTCTACGACATGCGCGCAACCGCCGCGATGGAAGCCTATCTCGATACGGTGCGCCGCTACTGCGACGAGATGGAACTGCCGGCCGATGCCACCACCGCCGAATTCGGCCCCGGCCAGTTCGAGGTCAATCTCCTGCACCGGCCCGATGCGCTGGCAGCGGCCGACGACTGCATCTACCTGAAGCGGGTCGTCGATTTCGCCGCGCGCCGTCATGGCCTGAAAGCCACCTGCATGGCCAAGCCCTATGGCGATCAGGCGGGCTCCGGCCTGCACGTGCATGCGTCGATCATCGATAAGGACGGCAAGAACATCCTCGACGCCAAGGGCGGCGATCCGGTGAAGCTGAAGTCGATCACCGCCGGCATGCTGAAAACCATGCAGGAAGCCCAGCTCGTCTTTGCGCCCTTCGCCAATTCCTTCCGCCGCTTCCAGCCGGGTTCGTTTGCGCCCGACAAGATCGACTGGGGCTTTGGCAATCGCGGCACGGCAATCCGCATCCCGGACAAGGACGGTCCCGCCGCCCGCATCGAGCATCGCGTCGCCGGTGCAGATGCCAACCCCTACCTGCTGCTTGCGGCAATCCTCGGCGGCATACTGCTCGGCCTCGACGAAACACTCGATCCGGGTCCGGTCACCAGCCCCGACACCGCGCCGGAAAATCCAGAGATCCTGACCCACGACTTCCTGACGGCGGTCGATCGTTTCAGGAGCTCGTCTTTTATTGCCGACATCTTCGGCTCCGAATACCAGCGGATTTTCGGCGACACCAAGCGCAAGGAAGCCATGACCTACCTGCGCACTGTCTCGAGCTTCGATTACCAGACCTACCTGACACGCATCTGA
- a CDS encoding diacylglycerol kinase: MKVRAVFNRDGGTFRTTDMKEYCARANEAFHAAGHEIECSVVAGRDVLDALQRAASEPGVEALVAGGGDGTISAAAAIAWKAGLPLGVIPAGTMNLFARSLKVPLDIRAALPALAAGRVQSVDISTANGKPFVHQFSAGMHARMVRMRDSMSYASRFGKMRASMRAALGVMLRPSRFEVIFDIDHDGRRDHREVSAISVSNNPFGSNPLFFADDLTSGKLGVYLTDPVGPAGVVKLAVDILRGRMKDNEAVTAATAEVVRLHFPKRRHGALCVMDGELLHMPRDVELRQHARELKVLVPAV, from the coding sequence ATGAAGGTCAGGGCAGTCTTCAATCGGGATGGCGGTACGTTCAGGACCACCGACATGAAAGAGTATTGCGCCCGCGCGAACGAGGCGTTTCATGCTGCCGGCCACGAAATCGAATGCAGTGTCGTCGCGGGGCGTGATGTGCTCGACGCCTTGCAACGCGCCGCCAGCGAACCGGGAGTGGAAGCACTGGTCGCAGGCGGCGGCGATGGCACGATTTCGGCCGCCGCGGCGATTGCCTGGAAGGCCGGCCTGCCGCTGGGTGTCATTCCCGCTGGCACGATGAACCTGTTTGCCCGCTCGCTGAAGGTTCCGCTCGATATCCGTGCCGCACTTCCCGCGCTCGCGGCGGGGAGGGTTCAGTCGGTCGATATTTCGACGGCCAATGGGAAGCCCTTCGTCCATCAGTTTTCCGCAGGCATGCATGCCCGCATGGTGCGCATGCGAGACTCGATGAGTTACGCTTCCCGCTTCGGAAAGATGCGGGCGAGCATGCGCGCGGCTCTGGGCGTGATGTTGAGACCTTCCCGTTTCGAGGTGATCTTCGACATCGACCACGATGGCCGCCGCGATCATCGCGAGGTGTCGGCGATCTCGGTGTCCAACAATCCTTTCGGCAGCAACCCGCTGTTCTTTGCCGACGATCTGACGAGCGGCAAGCTCGGTGTCTACCTCACCGATCCCGTGGGGCCGGCGGGTGTCGTGAAACTGGCGGTCGATATCCTGCGCGGGCGGATGAAGGACAACGAGGCCGTCACCGCTGCCACCGCCGAAGTCGTCAGGCTGCATTTTCCCAAACGCCGTCATGGCGCGCTCTGCGTCATGGACGGAGAATTGCTGCACATGCCGCGCGATGTGGAACTGCGCCAGCATGCCCGCGAGCTGAAGGTGCTCGTGCCGGCTGTCTGA